From a single Miscanthus floridulus cultivar M001 chromosome 8, ASM1932011v1, whole genome shotgun sequence genomic region:
- the LOC136468887 gene encoding uncharacterized protein — protein sequence METAKIVTTLMLILALFLLCLVQLYRPDAATRCHPSFHPSMCKGPIHQGYTRFADVERRCQSVLSSAAELKSDADSDGNLMYQQLSFMNGDWSQDAGQAPLFPFQGSYADPAMVAGPGSFEAVPLASFSLKHMDMAQRPGPRTALNASGILSLAIARNSSCWYDPGFEMEPCPLPEFDLRPGISKLQVLFQGVYTETRSLGSGDGGGGGERVLCMVGDAVLPVRSSNSTDPWDWANNRGGGSSNLEPPVVSDGNILLVLRYPKTPTLTTRAVTGVMTSTKARSDGAYFDTVRLVSQLSGRGYQFRQEDAELDAATCDEDDSPFHEGDAMEHHRLNRGGSPCDMIYQAIPNNQVMEVIPNWNCKGTDEFCSRLGPFVSTSRPATATTTNATEEDMAFTRSGIAVTGLQCKSTGGSIGGTAAARVAAVFRYVPQWEHQPMAAKRTGLSSTTLSAEGVWIPSTGRTHMVACLGVGKEACHYRVTLSGQTIVSMTRRGIVAGQITAMDGRSHPPLLFQKRVYGRFAGYVTSRRRTSYIYTKVDQARELLGASEPTGFRDSFVAKSLLSYPSLDAGAANADIGSLSNLADELDLRNEFMGMPPPIVPEWIDGSFFELQILSAGTLVGRSYSPQVQRGSSMRIVELLKRVHGEERQQILNVSAEFMAYGNCLGPSPVMSLEGVYNAENGRMYLIGCRNVHAPRRRLLSMSKDLEEGMDCSIEVMVEYPPTTTRWLISRPAKVFMASTRDDDDPLHFNRTELHMLPVKYRQRRLDELIKPMVKGFLYMIVLLATIWAATRTSP from the coding sequence ATGGAGACCGCCAAGATCGTCACCACTTTGATGCTGATTCTTGCCTTGTTCTTGCTATGCCTTGTTCAATTATATCGTCCCGATGCCGCCACCCGCTGCCACCCGTCGTTCCATCCAAGCATGTGTAAAGGACCCATCCATCAAGGCTACACCCGGTTCGCCGACGTCGAGCGGCGCTGCCAGTCCGTGCTCTCATCAGCCGCGGAGCTCAAGTCTGATGCAGACAGTGACGGCAACCTGATGTACCAGCAGCTCTCCTTCATGAATGGCGACTGGAGCCAAGACGCCGGCCAAGCCCCCCTGTTTCCGTTCCAAGGAAGCTATGCCGATCCGGCGATGGTGGCCGGTCCTGGATCGTTTGAAGCAGTTCCCCTGGCGTCCTTCAGTCTCAAGCACATGGACATGGCTCAACGGCCAGGTCCGCGAACAGCACTTAACGCCAGCGGGATCCTTAGCTTGGCCATCGCCCGCAACAGCTCCTGCTGGTATGATCCGGGTTTTGAAATGGAGCCATGTCCTTTGCCGGAGTTCGACCTCCGGCCAGGGATCTCCAAGCTCCAAGTACTGTTCCAAGGCGTCTATACCGAGACGAGGTCGCTGGGGAgcggtgacggcggcggcggtggcgagagGGTGTTGTGTATGGTCGGGGACGCTGTTCTCCCCGTGCGCAGCAGCAACAGCACGGACCCGTGGGACTGGGCTAACAATCGCGGCGGTGGCAGCAGCAACTTGGAGCCGCCGGTCGTGTCCGACGGCAACATCCTGCTCGTGCTACGGTACCCCAAGACGCCGACGCTGACAACTCGCGCCGTGACTGGCGTCATGACGAGCACGAAGGCCAGGTCTGATGGAGCCTACTTCGACACCGTCCGGCTGGTGTCCCAGCTGTCCGGCCGCGGGTACCAATTCCGGCAAGAAGACGCGGAGCTTGATGCCGCTACGTGCGACGAGGACGACTCGCCCTTCCATGAAGGCGACGCCATGGAGCACCACCGCCTGAACAGAGGCGGCTCTCCCTGCGACATGATTTACCAAGCAATTCCCAATAACCAGGTGATGGAAGTCATTCCAAACTGGAACTGCAAGGGGACCGATGAGTTCTGCAGCCGGCTCGGGCCGTTCGTGTCCACCAGCCGCCCTGCCACTGCCACAACCACAAACGCTACGGAGGAGGACATGGCGTTCACTCGTTCTGGCATCGCGGTGACCGGCCTCCAGTGCAAGTCCACGGGCGGCAGCATCGGCGGCACGGCGGCCGCGAGGGTGGCAGCCGTGTTCCGCTACGTGCCCCAGTGGGAGCATCAGCCCATGGCGGCGAAGCGGACGGGTCTGAGCAGCACGACCCTGTCTGCCGAGGGCGTGTGGATCCCGTCCACGGGGCGGACACACATGGTGGCCTGCCTTGGCGTCGGTAAGGAAGCGTGCCACTACCGTGTGACCCTCTCCGGGCAGACGATTGTGTCCATGACTCGCCGCGGCATCGTCGCCGGACAGATCACCGCGATGGATGGGAGGAGCCATCCTCCGCTGTTGTTCCAAAAACGAGTGTACGGCAGGTTTGCTGGCTACGTGACGTCGCGGCGGCGCACGTCGTACATCTACACCAAGGTCGATCAGGCTCGGGAGCTCCTTGGAGCGAGCGAACCAACTGGATTTCGCGACAGCTTCGTTGCCAAGTCACTGCTCAGCTACCCAAGTCTCGACGCTGGCGCTGCCAATGCTGACATTGGGAGTCTCTCCAACCTCGCCGACGAGCTTGATCTTCGTAATGAATTCATGGGGATGCCGCCGCCGATTGTGCCAGAATGGATCGATGGGTCGTTCTTTGAACTCCAGATACTCTCTGCTGGCACCCTCGTTGGACGAAGCTACTCTCCCCAAGTCCAGCGTGGGTCTAGTATGCGGATCGTCGAACTATTGAAGAGAGTCCATGGCGAGGAGAGGCAGCAGATACTGAATGTGTCTGCGGAGTTCATGGCATACGGGAATTGCCTTGGTCCAAGTCCGGTGATGTCACTAGAGGGCGTGTACAATGCAGAGAATGGGCGAATGTACCTGATCGGCTGCCGGAATGTCCATGCCCCACGGCGGCGGCTCCTGTCGATGAGCAAAGACCTTGAAGAAGGAATGGACTGTTCCATAGAGGTGATGGTGGAGTACCCACCGACAACAACCCGGTGGCTGATCAGCCGGCCGGCAAAGGTCTTCATGGCTAGCACCAGGGACGACGACGACCCGCTACACTTTAACAGAACAGAGCTACACATGCTGCCCGTCAAATATCGGCAAAGGCGGTTGGACGAGCTGATAAAGCCGATGGTGAAGGGGTTCCTGTACATGATCGTACTGTTGGCCACCATCTGGGCTGCGACAAGGACTTCGCCGTGA